GGCTGCATTACCAAATGCATTTACAGATTCGTCGTGCACTGTGGTTGAACCACCAGAAAATTGTTCACCCTCTTCTAACCAAACAATTTCATCATCTTTATCTTGGCAACTTTCAAAAAGTAAAATTACAGCATATAAAACTGTTGCCAGTATTAGTGAGTATTTCCTTGCCGCTTTCATAACCCAAATAAATCCACCCTTGTAATCAAGGGTGGATATCAATATTTAATTAATTGTAAACTAAGACAATCGTTCAATTTAAAGCTGATTAATTGCCAGCTAATTGGATTCAAATCTCTTATACATCAGAAGGGTCTAGTGTAAACCCAAACATAGCAGAGATTTCTGCAATTTTATCGCCTTGTTCTCTCAGTAAATCAATAGCATTTTTAATTCTTGTGCGACCTGGTTCAGCTAAAAATTCTTGGTCAAAAGGTGCTTGAATTGCTTGAGTCGCAGTAAATGAAGAGTTTAATAACTGCAACATTTCGGTGTTTAATGTTTCGTCTTCTTCCTCTACCAAATCATTAATACCCGGACCATCCATCACAGTTCCATCAGTCCACACATAAGTACCTGTGTAAACATTAAAGATGCCTTTTGCATTATTTACTATATCTCTGTGCGTGTTATCGCTAAAGCAAGAATGCTCATCTTCTTTACTTTTCTCATCCCAAGCAACAAACATTCTCTCACCAGCAAGTTCACCTTTGCTTAGCTTGCCAATACCGATTAATATTTTTTCTAAAGAATTGTCTAATTCTGATTCAGAAGTGAAAGTTGATCTGTAATCTGCTCCCGGTTGCCAAGCATCTAACAAAACCTGTAAATCATCTAATAACAATTCAGAAGCTGCTAATAAATAATCACCTCTTCTATCACAGTTTCCATTGGTACACTCTTCAGTAGTTACATAATCTGTGTATGGTCTGTCGCCTCCACCAGCACCTTCGCTTAAATCTTGTCCCCATAATAAGAACTCGATGGCATGGTAACCAGAACTGATGTTAGTTTCACCGCCATCTTCATTTTGTGCAGCGATTAAATCTTTATCTATAGTTGGGAAAGTTTCAGCATCTCCAATAATATTTACATTGATGTTACCATCTGCACCATTCACATTTCCAGACACATAATCGATATAAGATTCATCTAAAGGCCATGCATTTAACTGTCCTTCTGGACCATCTTCATCATCTATTGGTCCATCATAAAACCTGAAAGCTTCAGTTTGGCCATAAGGCTCGCGACTATCTAACCAAGCTTGTTTGGCATCAGCTAATGTTTCTGCTGTTGGATTAGCTAAAAAAGTCTCAATTTTTTGCTTTAGGGTAGCGGCAAGGTTGTAAGTATCTACATAATTGGCATAAACCAAATCTGCATAATTTTCTATAACAACAGCCTTGGTTACAGTAGGAGTAGTATTTTCAGCTTCATCATCATCACAATTTGTGAACACAAATAAAAAAGTAAGTAGCAGTAATGCACTTTTAAGCTTATGTAAATATTTTACCATTATGTGTTTATAGATTTTATTTAGATTAATTAAAAATAATGGCAAATATAAAATTTCATAATAACATCCTGAACATTCAGGAAAATATTTTTTCCAAAAAAGTTCATTAATCAAAATTCTAGCACTTTAGAAAACTAATTAAAGATGGGAAATGATCTAATAATGATGTAAGATAAATGAATAAAAAGCCAGAACATATTAGCATTTAATATAATATTAATTAAAATATAATTTCAATTAATATTCATTTTGCTAAATACTTCAATTGACCATAATGTTCAGCTGTATGCGCAGTAATGTGAATTAATCCATCTAAGACTGTCCAAGCTTTTTCGCGAGATGGATTGTTTTGAACTAAAACATTTATGCTTTTTTGAATCTCAACTTCTGCGTTTTGATACTTTGAGATCAACATCTCACACTCAGATAATGCAGCTTGGATTTCAATTAAGGAATGAGTTTCCTCAAACTCATCATCCCTATTTCGATGTGAAGGAATTTCTAAAATCAATTCTCCTAGCCAATATTTAATAGCTTGAAAAGTATGATAGAAAACTTGAGCGGCAGATGGACTATTTTCATTCCATTTGTAAGACAAGTCAGGATTTGAATTGAGAATGATCTTTAACTTATCCGTATAAAATTTTAACTCTTCTATATGCATTTTACAAAGCTGTAGTAAACTAAAACAGTATAAATTTAAATAGAAGAGTTTAAAAATGATGGTAATTAAAGAAAAATGAAATTGTTTATACCCTTTCTATAATGATTGCATAGCCCATTCCAACACCGATACACATAGTAGCTAAAGCGTATTTTCCATTAGTTCTGAATAGCTGGTTTGTTGCAGCCTGAATAATTCTGGTTCCAGACATACCCAGAGGATGACCAATCGCAATGGCACCACCATTCGGGTTAACTCTTTCATCGTCATCAGCAATGCCTAGCTCT
This window of the Chondrinema litorale genome carries:
- a CDS encoding imelysin family protein encodes the protein MVKYLHKLKSALLLLTFLFVFTNCDDDEAENTTPTVTKAVVIENYADLVYANYVDTYNLAATLKQKIETFLANPTAETLADAKQAWLDSREPYGQTEAFRFYDGPIDDEDGPEGQLNAWPLDESYIDYVSGNVNGADGNINVNIIGDAETFPTIDKDLIAAQNEDGGETNISSGYHAIEFLLWGQDLSEGAGGGDRPYTDYVTTEECTNGNCDRRGDYLLAASELLLDDLQVLLDAWQPGADYRSTFTSESELDNSLEKILIGIGKLSKGELAGERMFVAWDEKSKEDEHSCFSDNTHRDIVNNAKGIFNVYTGTYVWTDGTVMDGPGINDLVEEEDETLNTEMLQLLNSSFTATQAIQAPFDQEFLAEPGRTRIKNAIDLLREQGDKIAEISAMFGFTLDPSDV
- a CDS encoding DinB family protein; this translates as MHIEELKFYTDKLKIILNSNPDLSYKWNENSPSAAQVFYHTFQAIKYWLGELILEIPSHRNRDDEFEETHSLIEIQAALSECEMLISKYQNAEVEIQKSINVLVQNNPSREKAWTVLDGLIHITAHTAEHYGQLKYLAK